The sequence below is a genomic window from Deinococcus terrestris.
CGCTCGGCAGCGCTGAAGGGGTTCTTCACCGAGCGGGCGAGGTTGGCGCTCCCCAGCAGCACGAGGAGGTGGTCGGCGTGGGCCAGCGCGTGCCGGATACTCGCCAGGTGCGCCGCGTGGGGTGGCTGGAAGCGGCCCACATAGACGGCCCCGGCGGTCATGGCTGGATGTGGCCCCGCAGCTCCTCGGCCACCCGGTCGCGCAGGGCGGCCACGTCGTCCGCCAGGCCGACCCGGTAAAGGTGCGGGTTGAGCATGCGCCGCGTTCCCGCCGGAAGCCGGGCGAGGTCGGCGCGGGCGCGGGCCTGGAGGTCGGGCAGACCCTCGGGCGCCAGGGTCCGCCGTCCCCCCTCCATCACCACCTCGCGGGCGGGGCGCCACGTCAGACCGCCCGGCAGCCGCGAGAAGCGCAGCGGGTTGGTGGGGTCGCTTACCCGGTCGCCGGGGCGAGGGGCCTCGCCCAGCGTCAGCGCGTCTAAGGCGTAACTCCCGTCCGCCTCCACCGCCCGCCACACCGCTTTTGCTCCAGGCAAGCTGGACTTGCGGGGTTCGCCGGTCAGCTTCATCTTGGGCACGCCGTCCAGCGCCGCCAGCTTGAAGACGCCGCCCAGCGCCCCACCCCCCTCGCCGCCCGCCGTGACGAGCTGGGTGCCTACCCCGTAGGTGTCAATGCGCCCGCCCTCCGCGATGATGGAGGCGATCACCGACTCGGAGAGGTCGTTGCTGGCGACGATCTTCACCTCGGGGAAGCCTGCCTCGTCCAGGGCTCCCCTGACCCGGCACGAGAGGTAGGCGAGGTCGCCGCTGTCGAGCCGCACGCCGCGCAGTTCATGGCCGCGCTCGCGCAATTCGCGGGCCACCGTCAGCGCGTTGGGCAGGCCGCTGCGAAGGGTGTCCACCGTGTCCAGCAGCAGCACCGTGCTGTCCGGGTACAGCTCGGCGTAGGCGCGAAAGGCGGTCAGCTCGTCGGGAAAGCTTTCCACCCAGGCGTGGGCGTGCGTCCCGCTGACGGGCAGGCCGTAGAGCCGCCCCGCCTCCACGTTGGAGGTGCCCACCGCCCCGCCCACGAAGGCGGCCCGCGCCGCGCTCAGCGAGCCGTCCGGACCCTGCGCCCGCCGTGCCCCGAACTCGACGACCTGCCCTCCGTACCGGCTGCTCTCGGCAGCAAGGACACAGCGGGCGGCCTTCGTCGCCACCAACGTCTGAAAGTTCAGCGTGTTCAGCAGCGCCGTCTCCACGAGCTGCGCCTCCCACAGCAGCGCGTGGACGGTCAGCAGCGGCTCGTGCGGGAAGACCACGCTGCCCTCGCGGAAGGCGGTCACCCGCCCGGAGAAGCGCCAGCCGCGCAGGGCATCCAGAAAGGCGGGGCGAAACTGCCCCAGCTCCTCCAGATAGGCGAGGTCATCCTCCGAGAAACGCAGGCCCTCCAGCCCCTCCAGCGCGGGCTCCAGCCCGGCCCACACCGCGAACCCTCCCTGAAAGGGCAGCTTGCGGAAGTACAGGTCGAAGACGGCCTCCTGCGCGTGCAGGCCGTGGTGCCAGTAACCCTGCATCATGGTGAGCTGGTAGAGGTCGGTGAACAGCGGACTCTGGGCGGGCAGGCTGGGGGCAGGCAGATTGGGGGGAGTCACGCCGCATTCTCCGGCATGGCGGCTTCCGAGAGTTGCCGCCCGCGTGTCTCGACGCCGATCAGCCACGCGCAGACGGCGGCAAGCGCGAAGCAGGCCGCGAAGAGGCCCAGCGCCACCGCGAGTTGTCCGGTCAGCAGCAGCGCCCCCAGCGACGGCGAGAGCAGGCTGGCGAGGCGGGCCATGCCGCTCACGAAGCCCATCCCGGTCGTCCGCAGCGGCGTCGGGAACAGTTCCGGCGTGTAGGCGTACAGCGCCCCCCACGCCCCCAGCAGCGCGGCGGAGAGCAGCGCCGAGGTCCCCAGCACCGTGCCCGGCGTCCCCGCCAGCAGGAAGAGGAAGGCCGCCACCGCTGACACCCCCAGAAAGCCCGCCAGCGTGCCTCGCCGTCCCACCCGCTCCACCAGATAGGCCGACAGCAGGTAGCCCGGCACCTGTGCGAGTGCAAGCAGCAGCGTGGTGCGGTACACCGCGCCGAGGTCCAGCCCCCCCGCCCGCAGGTACGACGGCAGCCAGGTGAAGATGCCGTAATAGCCCAGGCTCAGGCCGAACCACACTAGCGCCAGCAGCACCGTGCGCCGCCGCAGCGCCCCCGCGAAGAGGGCCGCCGGGGTCACGCGGGGCGCAGGGGGCGGGACTTGCAGCGGGGCGTCGGGCAACGCGGTTCCATTCGCTCGGGCCACCCGCTCCAGCGCCGCCCGCGCCGCCCTCTCCTCTCCCCGCACGAGCAGCGAGCGCGGCGAGTCGGGAATCCCCAGCCGGGCCACCAGCCCGATCAGCCCCGGTAGCGCGGCGAGGCCGAGCAACCAGCGCCACGCCTCGGCGGGTTCAAAGACGGTGCTGAGGTACCACGCCAGCCCCGCCACCATGACCGTGCCCACCGCCCAGAAGCTCTCCAGATACACCAGAAAGCGCCCCCGCCACGGGGTCGGCACGAACTCGGCCATCATCGCGTAATCCACCGGGAGGGTTCCCCCTATGGCAAAACCGGTCAGGAAGCGGGCCACCAGCAGCCACGCCACCGACGGCGCAAAGGCCCCCGCCAGCCCGAAGACCACGCCCAGCGCCACCGTCGTCAGGAAGACCGCCCGCCGCCCGATCCGGTCTGCCAGCCAGCCCCAGAACAGCGCCCCGACGAACATCCCCGCGAAGGTCGCCGTGAGCAGCAGGGTCGCGTCCGCCGAGCCGCGCTCCAGCCCAAAGGCCGCCGAGATGCCCGGCAGGGCGAAGCCCATCAGCAGCACCTCCATCGCGTCGGCCGCCCAGGTCAGCCCGCAGATGGCGAGCAGCCGCCACTGAAAGGGACCGAGGCCAAGACGGTCCACGGCGTCGTCTAGGGAAATCGGCCGGGCAGAGGAGGTCATCGCCTGAGGAGTGTACGGGGCGGGAGGTCAGGATGGGGCCGAAGTTCGCGGGGGCTCATCTATACCGTGGTCACACCTGACCTCCTGCCCCGCAACCCGGCACGTCTGAAGTGGAGACCAACCGACCTCAGCTCCTGGCCCCTTACCCTATTCCCATGCCCACCCTCCGCGACCAGATCCGCCGCGAGCTTCACGTCCTCCCCGAGATCGACCCCGCCGCCGAGGTGGAGCGCCGCGTGGCCTTTCTCGCGGACTACCTGCGGGCCACCGGCACACGCGGGTATGTTCTCGGCATCAGCGGAGGGCAGGACAGCACCCTAGCCGGGCGGCTGTGCCAGCTTGCCGCCGGGCGGGTGCAGGCGGAGGGCGGCGAGGCCACCTTCCTCGCGGTGCGGCTGCCCTATGGCGTTCAAGCGGACGAGGCGGACGCGCAGGCGGCGCTGGACTTTATCCAGCCCGACCGCACGGTGACGGTGAACATCAAGGCGGCGGCGGATGCCTCGGCCCAGGCCGCCGCCGACGCGCTGGGTCAACCCCTGCGGGACTTCGTGCGCGGGAACATCAAGGCCCGCGAGCGGATGGTCGCCCAGTACGCGCTCGCCGGGCAGGAGGGCCTGCTGGTCGTGGGGACCGACCACGCGGCAGAGGCGCTGACGGGCTTTTTCACCAAGTACGGCGACGGCGGCGTGGACCTCACGCCCCTGACGGGCCTGACCAAGCGGCAGGGAGCGCAGCTTCTCGCCCACCTCGGCGCTCCCGAGGCCACCTGGCGCAAGGTGCCCACCGCCGACCTCGAAGACGACCGCCCCGGCCTCCCCGACGAGGCGGCGCTGGGCGTGACCTACGGGCAGATCGACGCTTATCTGGAGGGCCGCGAGGTGCCGGAGGACGTTGCCGCGCGGCTAGAGCGGCTGTACCTGAACACCCGACACAAGCGCACCACACCCGTGACTCCCTTCGAGGACTGGTGGCGGGCCTGACCCGCATCCTGTGCCTGCATGGGGGTGGGCTGGACGCCCGGCAATGGCGGGGGCTGCGCGAGCGCCTGCCCGAGTTCGGGCTGCTGACCCCCGACCTCCCCGGCCACGGCACCCGCCGGGGCGAACGACTGACGCTGGAAGGGGCGCTGCAAACGGCGCTGGACGTGCTGACAGGCCGCCCCGCCCACATCGTCGGGCATTCGATGGGCGGGGCGCTGGCCCTGGAACTGGCGCGGCGGCACCCGGCACAGGTTCAGTCGCTGCTGGTGTCGGGAACGGTGGGACCGCTCAGTCCCGGTCAGGCGCGGCTGATGGCGTGGGCAGCCCGGCTCCCGCTGCCGCCCGGCCCGGCGCTGGGGCTGGCGCTGCGGCAGTTCCGGATTCCAGAGGCCGAGCAGCCCTGGGTGCGGGAGGCCCTCGCCCCCACCCTGGCCCCCGCGTGGCAGGCCGACCTCGTCCGGCTGATGGTGAGCCTCGCCCCGCCCGAGCCCTCCCTCGTCCGGACGCTGGTGCTCGTCGGCGCTCTGGAAACGCGCCCGGCCCGCACCGGGGCCGCGCGGCTGGCCCGGCAGTTGCAAACGGCTCCCGCGTGGCAGGTGCCGGGCGTGGGCCACGTCTGGAATCTGGAGCAGCCCGACCTCTTCGCGGAGGTCGTCCGAGGCTGGGTCCGGGGCGGGACCCTACCGGATAGATTGCGGCCCCTGCGCTGAGCCGGGCGGCCTACTCCCCGCCCCCGCGGGCCTCGCGCAGCAGCCAGATCCCCAGCAGGTCGAACAGCACCACGAAGGCCAGGCTGCCGAGCGCCGCCACCCACTCCCCGCGCCCCAGTTGCAGCACCAGAGCAATCAACCCGCCCACGTTGAGAAACGCCAGCATCACCAAGAGCAGCCCCGGCAGCATCAGCCCACCAGCGAGGCGGCGCGGGCCTCGACCTCGGCGGCGGCCCGGTCATCCTCGGCTTCGCGGAAGAAGATGGCGGCTTCCTGATAGGCGGCCCGTGCTTCCCCCCGGTCCCCCCCATACGCGGCCAGTTCGCCCCGCGCCCGGTGGAGGCATCCCAGCGTCATCGGGTCGTCGGCGGTGTGGGCGTCGGCCAGGGCATCTTCGAGCGCGGCGCGGGCCTGATCCCCTTCCCCCAGCGCGAGGTGACAGACCACGATTTTGTAGCCATTCACCGCCCGCTTGAAGGGTTGCTTGGTTTGCGGCAAGGCCCCGATCAGTGCCCGCTCCTCCCCGAAGAGCCGCAGCGCCGCCTGGTGCTCGCCCGCCAGCCGCTCCACCATGCCGAGCTGGTGCACGGCGATGTGCTCCCAGGGATCGCCCGCGTGGGCCTGGCGCAGCCGCCCATAGACCTCACGCGCCCCGGCGTGGTCACCCGTGTGCGCCAGGACGTAGCCCCAGGCCATCTGGCCTGCGCGGGAGGCGAGGAGGTCGGGGTCGGCCTCCAGGCGTTCCCGCGCCTCTCCCCAGTCCTCGCG
It includes:
- a CDS encoding nicotinate phosphoribosyltransferase, translated to MPAQSPLFTDLYQLTMMQGYWHHGLHAQEAVFDLYFRKLPFQGGFAVWAGLEPALEGLEGLRFSEDDLAYLEELGQFRPAFLDALRGWRFSGRVTAFREGSVVFPHEPLLTVHALLWEAQLVETALLNTLNFQTLVATKAARCVLAAESSRYGGQVVEFGARRAQGPDGSLSAARAAFVGGAVGTSNVEAGRLYGLPVSGTHAHAWVESFPDELTAFRAYAELYPDSTVLLLDTVDTLRSGLPNALTVARELRERGHELRGVRLDSGDLAYLSCRVRGALDEAGFPEVKIVASNDLSESVIASIIAEGGRIDTYGVGTQLVTAGGEGGGALGGVFKLAALDGVPKMKLTGEPRKSSLPGAKAVWRAVEADGSYALDALTLGEAPRPGDRVSDPTNPLRFSRLPGGLTWRPAREVVMEGGRRTLAPEGLPDLQARARADLARLPAGTRRMLNPHLYRVGLADDVAALRDRVAEELRGHIQP
- a CDS encoding alpha/beta fold hydrolase, with protein sequence MAGLTRILCLHGGGLDARQWRGLRERLPEFGLLTPDLPGHGTRRGERLTLEGALQTALDVLTGRPAHIVGHSMGGALALELARRHPAQVQSLLVSGTVGPLSPGQARLMAWAARLPLPPGPALGLALRQFRIPEAEQPWVREALAPTLAPAWQADLVRLMVSLAPPEPSLVRTLVLVGALETRPARTGAARLARQLQTAPAWQVPGVGHVWNLEQPDLFAEVVRGWVRGGTLPDRLRPLR
- a CDS encoding MFS transporter; the encoded protein is MTSSARPISLDDAVDRLGLGPFQWRLLAICGLTWAADAMEVLLMGFALPGISAAFGLERGSADATLLLTATFAGMFVGALFWGWLADRIGRRAVFLTTVALGVVFGLAGAFAPSVAWLLVARFLTGFAIGGTLPVDYAMMAEFVPTPWRGRFLVYLESFWAVGTVMVAGLAWYLSTVFEPAEAWRWLLGLAALPGLIGLVARLGIPDSPRSLLVRGEERAARAALERVARANGTALPDAPLQVPPPAPRVTPAALFAGALRRRTVLLALVWFGLSLGYYGIFTWLPSYLRAGGLDLGAVYRTTLLLALAQVPGYLLSAYLVERVGRRGTLAGFLGVSAVAAFLFLLAGTPGTVLGTSALLSAALLGAWGALYAYTPELFPTPLRTTGMGFVSGMARLASLLSPSLGALLLTGQLAVALGLFAACFALAAVCAWLIGVETRGRQLSEAAMPENAA
- the nadE gene encoding ammonia-dependent NAD(+) synthetase, producing the protein MPTLRDQIRRELHVLPEIDPAAEVERRVAFLADYLRATGTRGYVLGISGGQDSTLAGRLCQLAAGRVQAEGGEATFLAVRLPYGVQADEADAQAALDFIQPDRTVTVNIKAAADASAQAAADALGQPLRDFVRGNIKARERMVAQYALAGQEGLLVVGTDHAAEALTGFFTKYGDGGVDLTPLTGLTKRQGAQLLAHLGAPEATWRKVPTADLEDDRPGLPDEAALGVTYGQIDAYLEGREVPEDVAARLERLYLNTRHKRTTPVTPFEDWWRA